One genomic segment of Ipomoea triloba cultivar NCNSP0323 chromosome 9, ASM357664v1 includes these proteins:
- the LOC116029511 gene encoding transcription factor ORG2-like: MPHGTTVQYLSLRQDILIKACEKVLGNIAMLAFSSPLSFPSSFWPLEESIRHEEFNTDVYRDDMTFLDPHGSCESLKFSESNGAAMEIKKLSHNASERDRRKRINALYSSLRSLLPASDQSKKLSIPATITRVLKYIPELQKQVERLQQKKEELGSRISRQESSSAEFNKRRRVETQSSIAAVSVTRVGERQVVIHLCTNNGSKVSFADAISCLEKEGMALTDSSSFQTVEHRVFCTFHLQMNGTPGMEVDELKEKLLSCFEEKEENF, encoded by the exons ATGCCACATGGTACAACAGTGCAGTACTTGAGCTTAAGACAGGACATATTAATTAAGGCTTGTGAA AAAGTCTTGGGGAACATAGCCATGTTGGCCTTTTCTTCTCCTCTGTCATTTCCCAGCTCTTTCTGGCCTTTAGAAGAATCCATTAGACATGAAGAATTCAACACTGATGTGTACAGAGATGACATGACTTTCCTTGACCCACATGGAAGCTGTGAATCTTTGAAGTTTTCAGAGAGTAATGGTGCTGCCATGGAGATCAAGAAGCTCAGTCATAATGCCAGTGAACGTGACCGGAGAAAAAGAATCAACGCCCTCTACTCTTCTCTCCGTTCCCTCCTCCCCGCCTCAGATCAATCG AAGAAATTAAGTATTCCAGCCACGATAACGCGTGTTCTGAAGTACATACCGGAGCTGCAGAAACAAGTGGAGAGGCTGCAGCAGAAGAAGGAAGAACTGGGTTCAAGAATTTCCAGGCAAGAGAGTTCATCTGCAGAGTTCAACAAGAGAAGAAGGGTGGAAACCCAGAGCTCCATAGCAGCTGTTTCAGTGACCCGAGTAGGCGAAAGACAAGTCGTAATTCATCTGTGCACCAACAATGGCAGCAAGGTCTCATTTGCAGATGCAATCTCATGTCTAGAGAAAGAGGGAATGGCTCTAAcagattcttcttcttttcaaaCTGTTGAACACAGGGTTTTCTGCACCTTCCATCTTCAGATGAATGGCACTCCAGGGATGGAAGTTGATGAGCTAAAGGAGAAGCTATTGTCATGTTTTGAGGAGAAGGAAGAGAACTTCTAG
- the LOC116028440 gene encoding probable calcium-binding protein CML36 encodes MPPFTSLPFKPLSFLLSSAQQPTILLSHLSLSSFSFAMKLIKSIPRPAKLFKSLRSRSLSRSDDPSSVRSGTTSSSSSASDSESQTGYKKPGGESTPTSVLPALNREISPDEWPGVYAELVQAFKLIDRDDDGKIRKEELEALLSRVGAEPPTREELRLMLSEVDRDGDGCISLEEFSVLSSAFAPPSCDSELRDAFDFFDTDHDGKISAEELFNVFRTIGDSWCTLEECRRMIVGVDNNGDGFVCFEDFCRMMEQQR; translated from the coding sequence ATGCCTCCCTTCACTTCGCTCCCATTTAAACCTCTCTCCTTCCTCCTCTCTTCCGCTCAACAACCCACCAttcttctctctcatctctctctctcctctttcTCTTTTGCCATGAAGCTTATCAAAAGCATTCCTAGACCGGCTAAGCTCTTCAAATCGTTAAGGTCTCGTTCCCTGTCCAGATCCGACGATCCGTCGTCTGTTAGGTCCGGAACGACGTCGTCTTCTTCATCCGCTTCCGATTCCGAGTCTCAAACGGGGTACAAGAAGCCCGGCGGGGAATCCACGCCGACCAGCGTTCTCCCGGCGCTCAACCGCGAGATCTCCCCTGACGAGTGGCCTGGGGTGTACGCCGAGCTGGTCCAGGCGTTCAAGCTGATCGACAGGGACGATGACGGTAAGATCAGGAAAGAGGAGCTGGAGGCGCTGTTGAGCCGGGTGGGAGCCGAGCCGCCCACCAGGGAGGAGCTGAGGCTGATGCTGAGCGAGGTGGATAGGGACGGCGACGGTTGCATTAGCCTCGAGGAGTTCAGCGTGCTCAGCTCCGCCTTCGCGCCGCCGTCTTGCGACTCCGAGCTGCGAGACGCCTTCGACTTCTTCGATACGGATCACGACGGGAAGATATCCGCGGAGGAGCTGTTTAACGTGTTCAGAACGATCGGCGACTCGTGGTGCACGTTAGAGGAGTGCCGGCGCATGATAGTTGGCGTCGATAACAATGGCGACGGGTTCGTGTGCTTTGAGGACTTCTGCCGTATGATGGAGCAGCAGAGATGA
- the LOC116029295 gene encoding triacylglycerol lipase SDP1-like: protein MDISNEASVEFSKIGPSSIVGRTIAFRILFCKSFLQFRFRIYHFVLNYLSKAKNGYLASMISWFHPRNPQGILALVTLIAFLLRRYTNLKGKAEMAYRRKFWRNMMASALTYEEWAHAAKMLDRETVKVNEADLYDVELVRNKLHELQQRRQEGSLRDIIFCMRADLVRNLGNMCNPKLHKGRLHVPKLIKEYIDEVSTQLRMVCDSDSEELLLEEKLAFMHETRHAFGRTALLLSGGASLGAFHTGVVKTLVEHKLLPRIIAGSSVGSIICSIIATRSWPELQSFFEDSLHSLKFFDQMGGIFTVFKRVMTYRALHEIRQLQWMLRHLTNNMTFQEAYDMTGRILAITVCSPRKHEPPRCLNYLTSPHVVIWSAVTASCAFPGLFEAQELMAKDRHGDIVPYHPPFHLGPDEASSARRWRDGSLEIDLPMMQLKELFNVNHFIVSQANPHIAPLLRLKEFVRAYGGHFAAKIAHLVEMEVKHRCNQILELGFPLGGLAKLFAQEWEGDVTVVMPATVAQYLKIIQNPSTVELQKAANQGRRCTWEKLSAIKANCGIELALDECVAILNHMRRLKRSAERAAAASSYGLASTLRSNGSRRIPSWNCIARENSTGSLEDYLHADVPPPRTRRSHRNLHDPSDSESESDLNSWTRSGGPLMRTTSADKFVEFVQSLDTGFRLNKGLTIDPNIISTQTAASRETFSPSPRVTTPDRNSDSEFNQRDFSHRFPTTSSSIVVAEGDLLHAERIQNGIVFNVVKKEDLTPSNRSHDSENNSSVHDDPVAECVHIDSPEKEMDTSSVSEDGDHDKDDCKQVSDE from the exons ATGGATATTAGCAATGAGGCTAGTGTTGAGTTCTCCAAAATTGGGCCTTCGTCGATTGTGGGTAGGACGATTGCTTTCAGAATTTTATTCTGCAAGTCATTTTTACAATTTAGGTTTCGGATTTATCACTTCGTGCTCAACTACTTGTCTAAGGCCAAGAATGGTTACTTGGCATCAATGATATCATGGTTCCATCCCCGAAATCCACAAGGGATATTAGCATTGGTGACACTCATTGCTTTCTTGTTGAGACGATACACCAACTTAAAAGGGAAAGCTGAGATGGCGTATAGGAGGAAATTTTGGAGGAACATGATGGCATCTGCCCTGACCTATGAAGAATGGGCTCATGCTGCCAAGATGTTGGACAGAGAAACTGTTAAAGTGAACGAGGCTGACCTTTATGATGTAGAACTTGTTAGAAATAAGCTCCATGAGCTTCAGCAGCGCCGCCAGGAGGGGTCTCTTAGAGATATTATATTCTGTATGCGAGCTGACCTTGTCAGGAATCTTGGCAACATGTGCAACCCGAAACTACACAAGGGGAGGCTACACGTTCCGAAACTTATTAAGGAATATATTGATGAAGTTTCGACTCAGTTGAGAATGGTCTGTGATTCTGATTCGGAGGAACTTTTGTTGGAGGAGAAGCTAGCTTTCATGCACGAAACAAGGCACGCCTTTGGCAGGACGGCTTTGCTTTTAAGTGGAGGCGCGTCTCTAGGAGCTTTTCATACTGGTGTAGTGAAGACATTGGTAGAGCACAAGCTTTTACCTCGAATAATTGCTGGGTCGAGTGTTGGATCCATCATATGTTCGATTATAGCCACTAGGTCTTGGCCTGAGCTCCAAAGCTTTTTTGAGGATTCATTGCACTCGCTTAAATTTTTTGACCAAATGGGCGGGATTTTTACAGTTTTTAAGAGGGTGATGACATATCGTGCTCTTCACGAGATCAGACAGTTGCAGTGGATGCTGCGACATCTCACTAATAACATGACTTTCCAAGAAGCTTACGATATGACTGGTCGAATTTTAGCCATTACAGTTTGCTCTCCAAGGAAGCATGAACCCCCCAGATGCCTAAATTACTTGACGTCACCTCATGTTGTTATATGGAGCGCTGTCACTGCTTCTTGTGCCTTTCCTGGTCTTTTTGAAGCCCAAGAACTAATGGCAAAAGATCGACATGGAGATATTGTTCCTTACCATCCTCCTTTTCATTTGGGACCCGACGAGGCTTCTAGTGCTCGTAGATGGAGGGATGGTAGCTTGGAGATTGATTTACCTATGATGCAGTTAAAGGAGCTCTTCAACGTTAATCATTTTATTGTGAGTCAAGCAAATCCACATATCGCACCTTTACTGAGGCTGAAGGAGTTTGTGAGAGCTTATGGAGGGCATTTTGCTGCCAAG ATTGCTCATTTAGTCGAGATGGAGGTGAAACACAGATGCAATCAGATATTGGAACTCGGATTCCCCCTTGGAGGACTAGCCAAGTTGTTTGCTCAAGAATGGGAGGGCGATGTGACAGTTGTGATGCCTGCAACTGTGGCTCAG TACTTGAAAATAATACAAAATCCTTCGACAGTGGAGCTTCAGAAGGCGGCAAACCAAGGAAGGAGGTGTACGTGGGAGAAGCTCTCAGCCATAAAAGCGAACTGCGGGATTGAGCTTGCTCTTGACGAGTGTGTTGCAATACTCAACCACATGCGTCGACTCAAAAGGAGTGCCGAGagagctgctgctgcttcttCATACGGCTTGGCTAGCACGCTAAGATCCAATGGTTCCAGAAGAATCCCTTCCTGGAACTGCATTGCTCGCGAGAATTCAACAGGATCCCTTGAAGATTATCTCCACGCTGATGTTCCCCCGCCTCGAACTAGGCGATCCCACAGGAACTTGCATGATCCCAGCGACAGCGAGTCTGAGAGCGATCTCAACTCCTGGACGAGGTCTGGCGGCCCTCTGATGAGGACAACATCAGCGGATAAGTTTGTCGAGTTCGTTCAGAGTTTGGACACCGGCTTTCGGTTGAACAAAGGATTGACGATCGACCCCAACATCATTTCAACTCAGACGGCAGCCAGCAGAGAAACGTTCTCCCCAAGCCCGAGGGTGACAACGCCCGATAGAAACTCCGATTCGGAATTCAACCAACGGGATTTCAGCCACCGCTTCCCCACGACTAGCTCAAGCATCGTGGTGGCAGAAGGCGACCTCCTGCACGCCGAGAGGATCCAGAACGGGATCGTTTTCAACGTCGTAAAGAAAGAAGACTTAACCCCATCAAACAGGAGCCATGACTCTGAAAATAATTCTTCTGTGCATGATGACCCTGTTGCTGAATGTGTCCATATTGACAGCCCAGAAAAAGAAATGGATACTAGCTCAGTATCTGAAGATGGTGACCATGAcaaagatgattgtaagcaagTTTCAGATGAGTGA